From one Nocardioides scoriae genomic stretch:
- a CDS encoding lysylphosphatidylglycerol synthase transmembrane domain-containing protein — MSNRVSSAVSYLGRALLVAVVAGGGLWTATHGVAGVAWGAVVQVLAGVTPGNLAVLALVWVAGLLVYSTVLAHALPGLGMRRGLLLNLTGSAVSNVMPLGGAAGSALNWRMLRSWGHSHQAFARYFVVTNALDVLTKLVLPPVAVVALLVLSVHVPTTVWAVVTGCVLALLLAAAVPAWVGRLAPAPEATGASGSSRLARLRAQTVEVVAGVREVMARDWQWLVPASFAYLAAQVLLLSLSLHAVGLAAPLALVVMAAAIERVASLAPITPAGTGIAELGAVTWLVVNGLDPVAVVAGVLLYRVFLVALEIPVGGLMLTGWAAWRRSAARTVGAHARAAAPARVA, encoded by the coding sequence GTGAGCAACCGGGTGTCGTCAGCCGTGTCCTACCTCGGGCGCGCGCTGCTCGTGGCGGTCGTCGCGGGCGGCGGCCTGTGGACGGCCACCCACGGGGTGGCGGGGGTGGCCTGGGGCGCGGTCGTGCAGGTGCTGGCCGGGGTCACGCCCGGCAACCTGGCGGTGCTGGCGCTGGTGTGGGTCGCCGGGCTGCTGGTGTACTCCACCGTCCTGGCCCACGCCCTGCCCGGCCTCGGCATGCGCCGCGGGCTGCTGCTCAACCTCACCGGCAGCGCCGTGTCCAACGTGATGCCGCTCGGCGGGGCCGCCGGGAGCGCGCTCAACTGGCGGATGCTCCGCTCCTGGGGGCACAGCCACCAGGCCTTCGCCCGCTACTTCGTGGTCACCAACGCCCTCGACGTGCTGACCAAGCTGGTGCTGCCGCCGGTCGCGGTGGTCGCGTTGCTGGTGCTGTCGGTGCACGTGCCGACCACGGTCTGGGCGGTCGTCACCGGGTGCGTGCTGGCGCTGCTGCTCGCCGCGGCCGTGCCGGCCTGGGTGGGCCGGCTGGCCCCCGCTCCCGAGGCGACGGGAGCGTCGGGGAGCAGCCGCCTGGCCCGGCTGCGGGCCCAGACCGTCGAGGTGGTGGCCGGGGTCCGCGAGGTGATGGCCCGCGACTGGCAGTGGCTGGTGCCTGCGAGCTTCGCCTACCTGGCCGCCCAGGTGCTGCTGCTCTCGCTGAGCCTGCACGCCGTCGGGCTGGCGGCGCCGCTGGCGCTGGTCGTGATGGCCGCGGCGATCGAGCGGGTCGCCTCGCTGGCCCCGATCACCCCCGCGGGCACCGGCATCGCGGAGCTGGGCGCCGTGACCTGGCTGGTCGTCAACGGGCTCGACCCGGTCGCGGTGGTGGCCGGGGTGCTGCTCTACCGCGTGTTCCTGGTCGCCTTGGAGATCCCCGTCGGCGGGCTGATGCTCACCGGCTGGGCGGCGTGGCGGCGCAGCGCGGCCCGCACCGTCGGGGCGCACGCCCGGGCGGCCGCGCCGGCCCGGGTGGCGTGA
- a CDS encoding aldo/keto reductase, which produces MEQRPLGRTGREVSVVGLGTWQLGADWGEVSEADAREVLEASAAEGVTFYDTADVYGDGRSEKVVGRFLADHAGEGFTVATKMGRRVDQQPENYTAENFRAWTDRSRSNLGVDTLDLVQLHCPPSATIEDDRTYDALDALVEDGTIAAYGVSVETVDQALAAIARPHLASVQIILNALRLKPLEQVLPAAQEAGVGIIARVPLASGLLSGKYDASTTFAADDHRSYNRDGSAFDVGETFSGVPYDVGLAAAADFAALVRDLPPGPDGTISSAQAAIAWIWQQPGVSTVIPGARNRGQAVSNAAAGRVPPLDGGFFTGVREIYDARVRALVHDRW; this is translated from the coding sequence ATGGAGCAGCGCCCGCTCGGCCGCACCGGACGAGAGGTCTCGGTCGTCGGCCTGGGCACCTGGCAGCTCGGCGCCGACTGGGGCGAGGTGTCGGAGGCCGACGCGCGCGAGGTGCTGGAGGCCTCGGCCGCCGAGGGCGTGACGTTCTACGACACGGCCGACGTCTACGGCGACGGCCGCTCGGAGAAGGTCGTGGGCCGCTTCCTGGCCGACCACGCCGGCGAGGGCTTCACGGTCGCCACCAAGATGGGCCGCCGGGTCGACCAGCAGCCCGAGAACTACACGGCCGAGAACTTCCGCGCCTGGACCGACCGCTCCCGGAGCAACCTCGGCGTCGACACCCTCGACCTCGTCCAGCTGCACTGCCCGCCGTCGGCCACCATCGAGGACGACCGGACCTACGACGCGCTGGACGCGCTGGTCGAGGACGGCACCATCGCGGCGTACGGCGTCAGCGTCGAGACCGTCGACCAGGCCCTCGCCGCCATCGCCCGGCCCCACCTCGCGAGCGTCCAGATCATCCTCAACGCGCTGCGCCTCAAGCCGCTCGAGCAGGTGCTGCCCGCCGCGCAGGAGGCCGGCGTCGGGATCATCGCGCGGGTGCCGCTCGCCTCCGGGCTGCTCTCGGGGAAGTACGACGCCTCGACGACCTTCGCCGCCGACGACCACCGCAGCTACAACCGCGACGGCAGCGCCTTCGACGTCGGCGAGACCTTCTCCGGCGTGCCGTACGACGTCGGCCTGGCCGCCGCCGCCGACTTCGCCGCCCTGGTGCGCGACCTGCCGCCGGGCCCGGACGGGACGATCAGCTCCGCCCAGGCGGCGATCGCCTGGATCTGGCAGCAGCCGGGCGTCAGCACCGTCATCCCGGGGGCGCGCAACCGCGGCCAGGCGGTCTCCAACGCCGCGGCCGGACGGGTGCCGCCGCTGGACGGCGGGTTCTTCACCGGGGTGCGCGAGATCTACGACGCCCGGGTGCGCGCGCTGGTCCACGACCGCTGGTGA